The DNA sequence GTTCATCGACTGTGTGTTACAAACCAGCAGGGTGTTCCTGGATGCACAGAATTCCGACACTGCGATTGCGCTGTTGCTCGTCTCCATTCCGGTGATCGCGTCGACGTTGTCCTCTTCGATTAGCTTGCGTGCCCGGGTGACGGCTGTGTCGGGATTCCCCTCGGAATCCTCGTGAATGACCTCGACGTTGTACCCCTCGTCTTCCTCGTTAATCTGTTTCGCTGCGAGATTAGCCCCCCGCTTCAGCGGTGGCCCCATCGACGAGAAGACGCCCGAATGGACGCCGATGACGCCGATTTTCAAGGTTTCATCGTCGCTGCCACTATTCCCGAGACAGCCAGAGAGGCCCATTGCCGTGCCAGCACTGAGCACACCAGTGGATTTTAGTAAACTTCGCCGGTCGATATTGCCTGGTTCCATAGCAGTAGTCGACAATCAACTCAAACTATTTATTATTTTCGTTTATTGGTTCTGTTCGGACACGATACGCGCACAGATTCTAATCTGGACGGCACGTGACTGTGAACGTCCCTTCGAAAATATACGGAGCTCGCTTACCGATGTTTGTGATTAGAGTCCAGATCAGTACGATTCTATAGTTCTGCTCCTATAGTTCTGCTAGACGACTACCGCGGGCGATACCACGGTGGTGTTCAGATAATGTACACAATCTTAACAGAACGCTGCCACTGGTATTTGTGAATGAGAGCCAACTCAATATGGGTAAACGGAAGGTCAGTTATCGATGCAAATGCCGAGTGAGACCTGTGTCACTCCCTCCACATTCGATCGAAATCGCTCGGAAGAATCGCTTTGAAATGGTCTGTAACTCACGTTTGTGTCCGAATACGATCCGGCTCATCGATGTAGAATCTATCCGAAACGGGATCAGCTACTGGACGACGCATTGCTCTCGAGTCGGTGATCAGCGCTAGCTGTCTTCGCCGAGCGCGTAGCGCAGGCAGACGACAACAGATCCAAGTATGCGGATTGTACAAAAAAACTGTTATGTGAGTAGCAAGCGAATGGCAGGTTATCGTATCAGTGCAATTAATACGAGCGGTAAATATAAGGAACATTGGAGACAACGTATATAATCTCCTTTAGATAATGGATATGGAATTAACACCAATACTACATAAGGTTCGGTCTCTCCCGACAGATATTCGTGACGACAGACGCAGACAAACCCTGCTGGTGGTGGCGGCAGGGTGGTTCCTGTCCCTCGGTATCCGTCTCGTGTTTCCCGTGTTCATTCCACAGGTGGTGGCCGAGTTCGAGATCGGTTACGATACTGCCGGGGTACTACTCAGTTTACTCTGGGTTGGCTATGCGCTGTTGCAGTTCCCGGGAGGAATCGTCGCTGATCGGATCGGTGAGCGAAACGTGTTAGTTATCAGTAACTCCATTACGATCCTCGGCCTCAGTGGAATTGCCTTCGCCCCTTCGTTTCTCATGATGGCTCTGGCGACCTGTTTGGTCGGCATCGGCCTCGGCTTCTACGGCACCACTGGAATCACAGTCCTCTCAAACACGTTTCCTGAGCGCAGCGACGTCGCCATCAGCATTTCCCAAGCAACAGGGTCGGTGGGAACAGCAACGTTACCAGTGATTTCGGGATTTGTCGCGTTCTACCTCGGTTGGCGGGTCGGGTTCGCCTACTTGATACCGCTGTTCATAGTGACGGCTGTCGGACTCTGGATGGTCGTCCCGAAATCATCGTCATCAGTCGTGGAAAACGCCGATCATTCGGTCATCGATCAGATACTGGCCATCAAAAAAACACTCTTTAACTGGGATATTTTGCTGATCACGACTAGTTTCTTCTGCATGCTATTCGTCTACCAAGGAGCGACTGGCTTTCTCCCGACTTACCTCGTCGAGGTCAAAGGGATTCAACAGGACACGTCGACTCTCCTTTTTGGATTGTTTTTCACGACCGGCATGCTGGCCCAGGTATCGAGCGGCGTTTTATCGGAACGATTTGGTCGACTCGTTATGCTAATCAGTTTTGCA is a window from the Natrinema halophilum genome containing:
- a CDS encoding MFS transporter is translated as MDMELTPILHKVRSLPTDIRDDRRRQTLLVVAAGWFLSLGIRLVFPVFIPQVVAEFEIGYDTAGVLLSLLWVGYALLQFPGGIVADRIGERNVLVISNSITILGLSGIAFAPSFLMMALATCLVGIGLGFYGTTGITVLSNTFPERSDVAISISQATGSVGTATLPVISGFVAFYLGWRVGFAYLIPLFIVTAVGLWMVVPKSSSSVVENADHSVIDQILAIKKTLFNWDILLITTSFFCMLFVYQGATGFLPTYLVEVKGIQQDTSTLLFGLFFTTGMLAQVSSGVLSERFGRLVMLISFAAVSVPAYLLLPLIDDTMAIVPIIILASAILGFGPLAQAHLVDGLQDEFQGSIFGFVRTLAFGCSTVSPVIIGWLAQSGRFALAFRLLGTIACLASALVVLLLIKTRAGATREYILD